In a single window of the Thermococcus stetteri genome:
- a CDS encoding arginase family protein — translation MVTFIPFGEKPNRDGVLYALQLLKRNKLIEDYVIIEASRIDLLSERIPQDRAYVVGEHLATYGIIDRLRPKSLISVDAHTDLMHDYLDHGSWLAYALEGRFIERAAVMAPVLMIPTTDRTQLWTRRVRIYPALLRSRKRGGKWRAYKNFQTNSIDEIMRDAKKYLGGEVYLTVDMDVLRPEYKIARFQHGELTLNELLEILEAIKREFNIVAFDIAEISDRIRHSRLGKRALFEVFQLLTEGLE, via the coding sequence CCAACCGAGACGGGGTTCTGTATGCACTCCAGCTATTGAAGCGGAACAAACTCATCGAGGATTACGTCATCATTGAAGCCAGCAGGATTGACCTTTTATCCGAGCGAATCCCTCAAGATAGGGCCTATGTAGTCGGGGAACATCTAGCAACATACGGCATAATTGATAGACTGAGGCCGAAATCCCTGATCAGCGTAGATGCTCACACCGATCTTATGCATGACTACCTCGATCACGGCTCATGGTTGGCCTACGCCCTCGAGGGCAGATTCATTGAGAGGGCCGCCGTGATGGCACCCGTCCTTATGATACCAACGACGGACAGAACCCAGCTCTGGACAAGGAGAGTCAGGATATATCCGGCCCTGTTGAGGAGCAGAAAAAGAGGGGGGAAGTGGAGGGCGTATAAGAACTTCCAGACTAATTCCATTGATGAAATAATGAGGGATGCAAAGAAGTATCTTGGGGGTGAAGTATACCTCACCGTTGATATGGACGTCCTCAGACCGGAGTACAAGATAGCCAGATTCCAGCACGGCGAGCTGACCCTCAACGAACTGCTTGAAATACTTGAGGCAATAAAGAGGGAGTTTAACATTGTGGCGTTCGATATAGCCGAAATCTCGGACAGAATAAGGCACTCCCGCCTTGGAAAGCGGGCGCTCTTTGAGGTCTTTCAGCTCCTGACGGAGGGATTGGAGTGA
- a CDS encoding ArsR family transcriptional regulator, producing the protein MKNQRVLKALESGPKTVEEIAEETGISPMEVRRYLLRFTEQGKVESFQKEGKLLWKIKEKSEEEEEFKYV; encoded by the coding sequence ATGAAGAACCAGAGAGTTTTGAAGGCCCTTGAAAGCGGTCCAAAGACCGTTGAGGAGATAGCCGAGGAGACTGGAATCAGCCCAATGGAAGTAAGGCGCTACCTCCTAAGATTCACCGAGCAGGGCAAGGTAGAGAGCTTTCAAAAAGAAGGAAAGCTCCTCTGGAAGATTAAAGAGAAGAGCGAAGAGGAAGAGGAGTTCAAATACGTTTGA
- the trmBL2 gene encoding HTH-type transcriptional regulator TrmBL2, translating to MVKDRMVELLQEHFELNLYEARAYVALVGFGVLTPAELASVSEVPAPRTYDVLRSLEKKGFAISQPGKVNKYRPVHPENILEKFIEEWQERVKEELEAKKKAKEELIELMKPLIETEIPKYGVERVWVVRGIRNATLKTREMFEEVKEKILLADDGYIAINLENDLIKAIDNGAKAKIIVSKSLLKRLEGSKIMEYAKKGKLELRALDKFELPMLICDDEVFFALEDMAARYFNYETQVWIKDFRVRDLFETKFNEYWEKAEKV from the coding sequence ATGGTTAAGGACAGGATGGTAGAGCTCCTTCAGGAGCACTTTGAGTTGAACCTGTACGAGGCTAGGGCGTACGTGGCCCTCGTCGGGTTCGGAGTACTTACCCCTGCAGAACTCGCCAGCGTCTCCGAGGTTCCGGCACCGAGAACCTACGACGTCCTCAGGAGCCTTGAGAAGAAGGGCTTCGCCATAAGCCAGCCGGGCAAGGTCAACAAGTACAGGCCGGTTCACCCGGAGAACATCCTCGAGAAGTTCATCGAGGAGTGGCAGGAGCGCGTTAAGGAAGAGCTTGAGGCCAAGAAGAAGGCCAAGGAGGAGCTCATCGAGCTCATGAAGCCGCTCATTGAAACCGAGATTCCGAAGTACGGTGTCGAGAGGGTCTGGGTCGTCCGCGGAATAAGGAACGCCACGCTCAAGACCAGGGAGATGTTCGAAGAAGTCAAGGAGAAGATCCTCCTTGCCGACGATGGATACATAGCCATAAACCTCGAGAACGACCTCATTAAGGCCATCGACAACGGCGCCAAGGCCAAGATCATCGTGAGCAAGTCCCTCCTCAAGAGGCTTGAGGGCTCAAAGATCATGGAGTACGCCAAGAAGGGCAAGCTCGAGCTCAGGGCCCTCGACAAGTTCGAGCTCCCGATGCTCATCTGCGACGACGAGGTCTTCTTCGCCCTTGAGGACATGGCTGCAAGGTACTTCAACTACGAGACCCAGGTCTGGATCAAGGACTTCAGGGTCAGGGACCTCTTCGAGACAAAGTTCAACGAGTACTGGGAGAAGGCCGAGAAGGTCTGA
- a CDS encoding Sjogren's syndrome/scleroderma autoantigen 1 family protein — protein sequence MKGPTEEEIRNVIMPLMLSGARMLDRHCPKCGSPLFEKDGRIFCPVCEYREKKRKAEMKEEVKGVEERLREKLTQLANSLPDDIDELEKHLRVMEKIIELLERYKQLEGLE from the coding sequence GTGAAGGGGCCGACTGAGGAGGAAATAAGGAACGTCATAATGCCCCTGATGCTCTCGGGTGCCAGAATGCTTGATAGGCACTGTCCCAAGTGCGGTTCACCGCTCTTTGAGAAGGACGGCAGGATCTTCTGTCCAGTATGCGAGTACAGAGAGAAGAAGAGGAAGGCCGAAATGAAGGAGGAAGTTAAGGGAGTTGAAGAGAGGCTGAGGGAGAAGCTGACACAGCTTGCGAACTCCCTTCCTGATGACATCGATGAGCTTGAGAAACATTTAAGGGTAATGGAGAAGATAATTGAGCTGTTGGAGAGGTATAAGCAACTGGAGGGATTGGAATGA